From Candidatus Bathyarchaeota archaeon:
GGCTTGTCTACGGGTAGGAGATGCGCGGAGTGTGCCCATGCGAAGGTCAGGAGGGGCTCGTACTACTGTAAGCTTCTGAAGCAGAGGGTTTCACCCGACTACAGGTGCGGCCGTTTCAAGCCTAAGGGCTAGGTTTGAACAGGCTGTAGGCTTCCCATATCGAGGATACCTCGACGACCTTCACGTGATAACCTAAGCCCTCCAGGTAGCTCTGAAGAGACACCTTCTTAGGTATATAGCGTATTATCTTGAACCCTGGCACAGGCTCCTCGACCTTCTTCTCGTAGACCACTATGGTCGCCTGACCCTCTGGGACGAGGAACATGGTAGCCCCCTTCTCCGCGGCCGCGACCGCCTTCTCAGCCACACCGCCCACCGGGCCGACCGAGCCGTCCGGGTTTATCGTCCCCGTCGCGT
This genomic window contains:
- a CDS encoding ATP-dependent protease, with the protein product VTLKAEVELREGEGRVLVNTEPRIGIDLQTSSRVAVEVAEKYTGVSLNRTDVIITVRGEEEVDVVDGPSAGLAITAAIIAAITGENLSSSVYATGTINPDGSVGPVGGVAEKAVAAAEKGATMFLVPEGQATIVVYEKKVEEPVPGFKIIRYIPKKVSLQSYLEGLGYHVKVVEVSSIWEAYSLFKPSP